One window of the Methanocaldococcus vulcanius M7 genome contains the following:
- a CDS encoding type II secretion system F family protein produces the protein MSEDFKEKLKKLKIKIDILLYKWGLKAFDAKLMVELRKMGEDLGMKPSEFYDVYIEPELIMGLEKYKQYEFLLYEEEFIKKPAESLFNLLKNVKILSKNQLKYLGFENEIDYFKKVVIYMFIAFIALFFFNVLSGDVIGGIINGIIGSIVILILSIFYPKIKLVLFRGEVKLQVLFALLYMVSILRAGASLPEVLESISKSEEYGIVSFEVRSIIRDVNIAGYSLVEALERAKLRTEIPLLKKLYDQMIIGYNKGNLPMLLEKLYEDIVRQSMMKLDTSKFLIQNLGNLAFGVGLILPFSGMILSTMIANQGFPGILNTLNLLLTKIGPLLTLIFGIFVKMKIE, from the coding sequence ATGAGCGAAGATTTCAAAGAAAAACTGAAAAAACTAAAAATAAAAATAGACATCCTCCTTTACAAATGGGGTCTAAAAGCATTTGATGCTAAACTGATGGTAGAACTCAGAAAAATGGGAGAAGACCTTGGAATGAAGCCATCTGAGTTTTATGATGTATATATTGAGCCAGAACTTATAATGGGGCTTGAAAAATACAAACAATATGAATTTCTACTATATGAAGAAGAGTTCATTAAAAAACCAGCTGAATCTTTATTCAATCTCTTAAAAAACGTAAAAATACTATCAAAAAACCAACTAAAATATTTAGGATTTGAAAACGAAATTGACTACTTCAAAAAAGTAGTAATTTATATGTTTATTGCATTTATCGCACTGTTCTTCTTTAACGTGCTTAGTGGAGACGTAATCGGTGGAATAATAAACGGAATAATAGGATCTATCGTTATTCTTATACTCTCTATCTTTTATCCAAAAATAAAATTAGTTCTGTTTAGAGGAGAAGTAAAACTGCAAGTTTTGTTTGCACTGTTGTATATGGTATCGATATTAAGAGCGGGAGCATCTCTCCCCGAAGTTCTCGAGAGTATTTCAAAAAGCGAAGAGTATGGAATCGTATCTTTTGAAGTAAGATCTATCATTAGAGATGTAAATATAGCGGGGTATAGTTTAGTGGAGGCATTGGAAAGAGCAAAACTAAGAACCGAAATTCCTTTACTAAAAAAACTTTACGATCAGATGATAATCGGATACAACAAAGGAAATCTCCCAATGTTATTGGAAAAACTCTATGAAGATATTGTTAGGCAATCAATGATGAAATTAGACACCTCAAAATTCCTAATACAAAACTTAGGAAACTTAGCGTTTGGAGTAGGGTTGATACTACCATTCAGCGGAATGATCCTCTCAACAATGATTGCAAATCAGGGTTTTCCTGGAATCTTAAATACATTAAATTTATTACTAACAAAAATAGGCCCATTGCTAACCCTCATCTTTGGAATATTTGTTAAAATGAAGATAGAATAA
- a CDS encoding type II secretion system F family protein encodes MNRYLELIYYHTIKKNVIVLKKLGRNIDEKKFLAFIGVLIILSMIIFHVINLTIKGMIIAIALYVGALISLPSILYENKMETLENNIPQALYIMILTLESGRSINEALEEVVKNNIKEVSNVFKKVLYLMEKQKISFEEAMTIVSNLYDSKVLKMLARIMIENRKYGGNLADSLRVLAKTLEDFRLYKRQLLSVTASGLAVGFIILCGVIPAVAALLGAYLITISKMMGGVAPVPPVKPSEISKGLEIIQIGTAMVGALFSIPIFGIKIGRMFLISSITMTVGVFAYYVILKIAPTMFT; translated from the coding sequence ATGAACAGATATTTGGAGTTAATATACTACCACACGATAAAGAAAAATGTCATAGTTCTAAAAAAACTCGGACGAAATATTGACGAAAAAAAATTTCTTGCATTTATAGGTGTGTTAATTATACTATCTATGATAATATTCCACGTAATAAACTTAACAATAAAAGGAATGATCATTGCAATTGCTCTATATGTTGGAGCTTTAATATCTCTTCCCTCAATTCTCTATGAAAATAAAATGGAAACACTCGAAAATAACATTCCTCAAGCCCTATACATTATGATACTAACATTAGAATCTGGAAGATCGATAAACGAAGCCCTCGAAGAAGTTGTTAAAAATAACATAAAAGAGGTTAGTAATGTATTTAAGAAAGTTCTCTACTTAATGGAAAAGCAAAAGATAAGTTTTGAAGAAGCGATGACGATAGTTTCAAATCTATACGATTCAAAAGTTCTAAAAATGCTTGCAAGGATAATGATCGAAAACAGAAAATACGGAGGAAACTTAGCAGATTCCCTCAGAGTTTTAGCAAAAACTTTGGAGGACTTTCGTCTATACAAAAGACAGTTATTGAGTGTTACTGCAAGTGGATTGGCTGTTGGATTTATCATATTATGTGGAGTTATTCCCGCTGTTGCTGCACTTTTAGGGGCTTATCTTATAACAATATCCAAAATGATGGGAGGAGTAGCTCCTGTTCCTCCTGTAAAACCATCAGAAATATCAAAAGGTCTGGAGATAATTCAAATAGGAACTGCAATGGTTGGAGCTTTGTTTTCTATTCCAATATTTGGAATAAAAATAGGTAGAATGTTTCTTATCTCATCGATAACAATGACAGTAGGTGTCTTTGCATATTATGTAATCCTAAAAATCGCTCCAACAATGTTTACATAA
- a CDS encoding TIGR00295 family protein: MDYETGLTLLKRICSPDVVEHCLAVSRYAYELSLAIKNRGYDVDVELVKLGGLLHDIGRSKTHGIEHGVVGAEILRTLGFDEKLALIAERHIGAGITKEEAIELGLPPKDYLPVSLEEKIVAHADNLIFGTKRVEIDDVIKKFERRLGRGHPSVIRILQLNDEINALLKR; this comes from the coding sequence ATGGACTACGAGACGGGTTTAACTCTTTTAAAGAGGATCTGCTCTCCTGATGTTGTAGAACATTGTTTAGCAGTTTCAAGGTATGCTTATGAGTTATCTTTGGCTATAAAAAATAGAGGTTATGATGTCGATGTAGAACTTGTGAAGTTGGGTGGATTACTACACGATATTGGAAGGAGTAAAACACATGGAATAGAGCATGGTGTTGTAGGGGCTGAGATCTTAAGAACACTGGGATTTGATGAAAAACTTGCTTTAATTGCTGAGAGGCACATTGGAGCGGGGATAACAAAAGAGGAGGCGATTGAACTTGGCCTACCTCCAAAGGATTATCTTCCGGTATCATTGGAGGAGAAGATCGTGGCTCATGCTGACAATTTGATATTTGGAACTAAGAGGGTTGAGATAGATGATGTTATAAAAAAGTTTGAGAGAAGGTTGGGTAGAGGTCATCCTTCTGTTATAAGGATTTTGCAGTTAAATGATGAGATAAATGCTCTTTTAAAAAGATAA
- the tfe gene encoding transcription factor E, whose protein sequence is MGEKNVEMIYEMLNDPLVQEVLFNIFEGDEKGFEVIEVLLEKGETTEEEIAKELGLKLNVVRKLLYKLYDARLVDYKRWKDEETNWYSYTWLPTLEKLPYVVKKKIKELVKDLEEKLEFEKNNMFFFCPRCNVRFTFEEAMDYGFACPGCGGMLKEFDNSELIKDLEEQLKFLKEELKNNPFLK, encoded by the coding sequence ATGGGAGAAAAGAACGTAGAGATGATATATGAGATGTTGAACGATCCGTTGGTTCAAGAAGTCCTTTTTAATATATTTGAGGGAGATGAAAAGGGCTTTGAAGTTATAGAAGTGCTTTTAGAGAAAGGAGAAACGACAGAGGAAGAAATTGCCAAAGAATTGGGATTGAAGCTTAATGTAGTCAGAAAATTATTGTATAAGTTATATGATGCAAGATTAGTTGATTATAAGAGATGGAAAGATGAGGAAACAAATTGGTATTCCTATACTTGGCTACCAACTCTTGAAAAACTTCCATATGTTGTAAAAAAGAAGATAAAAGAACTTGTTAAAGATCTTGAGGAAAAGTTGGAATTTGAAAAAAATAATATGTTTTTCTTCTGTCCAAGATGTAATGTAAGGTTTACGTTTGAAGAGGCGATGGATTATGGGTTCGCATGTCCTGGTTGTGGAGGTATGTTAAAAGAGTTTGACAACTCTGAACTAATTAAGGATCTGGAAGAGCAGTTGAAATTTTTAAAAGAAGAATTAAAAAACAATCCCTTTTTAAAATAA
- a CDS encoding ATP-grasp domain-containing protein, protein MSLRALVLGVNTRPVVNSLKNLGFYVYSVSYYAPEDLKADEKYCQIDPLNHGRLRDNYDEKKLVERAEELVDDVDHIFITSGVFESENSKIPKWDNVVGNPPKKINEMSNKYKTYKKLKNLGFNIPESKKIKNKNQLIKFLDEFKVCVLKSNYGSGGRILKIKKNDNIKNLKFPVLAQEYIGGKSFSANFVGNTFITFNKQIIVKGTYAGNLTPYNNLPDKFIKVFSEVIEVFELEGMNGIDFLVKDGKEYIVDINPRILGTYETIEMSASKNLARALLTKNIEFKLKERYIKRIIFAKNKIIANISKRSFLYDIPRKNAIIEKGEPIATVIAKKNIRSIINSVYKECAEYGRKERRDDI, encoded by the coding sequence ATGAGTTTGAGGGCCTTAGTTTTAGGAGTTAATACCCGTCCAGTAGTAAATTCTCTTAAAAATTTAGGATTTTATGTTTATTCTGTCTCTTATTATGCTCCTGAGGATCTGAAAGCAGATGAAAAATATTGCCAAATAGATCCTCTTAATCATGGTAGGTTAAGAGACAACTATGATGAAAAAAAGTTGGTTGAGAGGGCTGAGGAGTTGGTTGATGATGTTGATCATATATTTATAACTTCAGGGGTTTTTGAATCCGAAAATTCGAAAATCCCTAAGTGGGATAACGTTGTAGGAAACCCTCCAAAAAAGATAAATGAGATGAGTAATAAGTATAAAACATATAAAAAATTAAAAAATTTAGGATTTAATATTCCTGAATCAAAAAAAATAAAAAACAAAAATCAACTAATTAAATTTTTAGATGAATTTAAGGTTTGCGTTTTAAAATCTAATTATGGAAGTGGAGGACGTATTTTAAAAATAAAAAAGAATGATAATATCAAAAATCTTAAATTTCCAGTTCTTGCACAGGAATATATTGGTGGGAAGAGTTTTAGTGCTAACTTCGTAGGCAATACTTTTATAACCTTTAACAAACAAATTATAGTTAAGGGAACATATGCTGGAAATCTAACTCCCTATAACAATTTACCAGATAAGTTTATTAAAGTTTTTAGTGAAGTTATCGAAGTTTTTGAATTGGAAGGAATGAATGGTATTGATTTTTTAGTTAAAGATGGAAAGGAATATATTGTCGATATAAATCCTCGTATTTTAGGGACTTATGAGACCATAGAGATGAGTGCGTCTAAAAATTTGGCTCGTGCTTTATTAACAAAAAATATTGAGTTTAAGCTAAAAGAAAGATATATAAAAAGAATAATCTTTGCAAAAAATAAAATAATCGCTAATATTTCAAAAAGAAGCTTTTTATACGACATTCCAAGAAAGAATGCAATAATTGAAAAAGGAGAACCAATTGCCACAGTAATTGCAAAGAAAAACATTAGATCAATAATAAACAGTGTTTATAAGGAGTGTGCAGAGTATGGGAGAAAAGAACGTAGAGATGATATATGA
- the mptA gene encoding GTP cyclohydrolase MptA has translation MNWRCDVQNFEPDVKISLTRVGVTNLKKLVRLKRANKRPIILLSTFEVFVNLPSSQKGIHMSRNPEVIEGIIDEALEIESYEMETICEEIVKRLFKKHEYATEAEVFMVSDFMTKEKSPISGKYSQEIHKIMGGAKGVKKDNKVEITKIVGAEVVGITACPCAQNLIKEMSIKKLKEEGFSDEEIEKITRSVIFATHNQRGIGRIILEVPTGYEIEIMDIIEIIKKSMSAEIYGILKRADEAYVVEQSHKKPMFVEDCVREMAKNIVEKFKHLPDETRVLIRQINMESIHRHDAYAEKVATLGELREELLMLK, from the coding sequence ATGAATTGGAGATGTGATGTTCAAAATTTTGAGCCAGATGTTAAGATTTCACTAACAAGAGTTGGAGTTACGAATTTAAAAAAACTTGTTCGATTAAAAAGAGCAAATAAGCGTCCTATTATATTGCTTTCTACATTTGAGGTCTTTGTTAATCTGCCAAGCTCACAGAAAGGAATTCACATGTCAAGAAATCCTGAGGTTATTGAGGGAATTATAGATGAGGCGTTAGAAATTGAGAGTTATGAAATGGAGACGATATGTGAAGAGATCGTGAAGAGATTATTTAAAAAGCATGAATATGCAACAGAGGCAGAGGTTTTTATGGTTAGTGATTTTATGACAAAGGAAAAGAGTCCAATATCTGGAAAGTACTCTCAGGAGATACATAAGATTATGGGAGGAGCGAAGGGTGTTAAAAAGGATAATAAGGTAGAGATAACCAAGATCGTTGGGGCTGAGGTTGTTGGTATTACTGCATGCCCATGTGCTCAAAACTTAATAAAAGAGATGTCTATAAAAAAATTAAAGGAAGAAGGTTTTTCAGATGAAGAAATAGAAAAAATAACAAGATCGGTAATTTTTGCAACACACAATCAGAGAGGGATTGGTAGAATTATATTAGAAGTTCCTACTGGGTATGAGATTGAGATAATGGATATTATAGAGATCATTAAAAAGTCGATGAGTGCAGAGATCTATGGTATTTTGAAGAGGGCAGATGAGGCGTATGTTGTTGAGCAGAGCCACAAAAAACCGATGTTTGTTGAGGACTGTGTTAGAGAGATGGCTAAAAATATCGTAGAGAAGTTTAAACATCTTCCAGATGAAACGAGAGTTTTAATTAGACAGATAAATATGGAGAGTATTCATAGGCATGATGCGTATGCTGAGAAGGTTGCTACTTTGGGAGAGTTGAGAGAAGAGCTTTTAATGTTAAAATAA